GAGCCGCCTGAGCGTAGCCAGTCCCGCGGCCATGGCCACCGGGTTGCCGGACAGGGTGCCGGCCTGGTACACGCCGCCCACCGGGGCCATGTGTTCCATGATCTCGCGCTTGCCGCCGAAGCAGCCCACCGGAAACCCGCCGCCGATGATCTTGCCGAGCGTGGTCAGGTCCGGGGTGATGCCGTACCGTTCCTGGGCTCCGCCCGGGGCGACCCGGAAACCGGTGATGACCTCGTCGAAAATGAGCACCGCGCCGTATTGGGTGCACAGGTCGCGCAACCCCTGGAGAAAACCCTCCTTGGGCAGGACCAGCCCCATGTTGCCCGCTGCCGGCTCCACGATGACGCAGGCTATCTCGTCGCCGGACTGCTCAAAGAGCTTTCGCACGGCATCAAGGTCGTTGTAATGGGCCAGCAGAGTATGGCTGATGACTTCCTCGGGCACGCCGGGGGTGCCGGGCACAATGGCCGCCGCAGACCCCGCCGCAGCCAGGAAGGCGTCGGCATGGCCGTGATAGTTGCCGATGAACTTCACGAATTTGTTGCGCCCTGTATAGCCGCGCGCCAGGCGCAGTGCGGACATGGTGGCCTCGGTCCCGGAGGAGACCATGCGCATCATCTCCATGGACGGCATGAGACGGTTGATCTCTTCGGCCAGGGCGACCTCGCCGAAACAGGGTGCGCCGTAGCTGGACCCCTGGTCAATCGCCGTATGTGCGGCCTCGGTCACGGCCGGGTCCTGATGACCCAGGATCATGGGGCCCCAGGAAAAAACGTAGTCGATATACTTGCGGCCTTCCACGTCCCACATGTACGCGCCCTGGGCCTTCTCGATGAAGACCGGCTCGGCATTGACATATCTGCAGGCCCGAAGAGGCGAATTGACGCCGCCGGGCATAAGGGTCTGGGCCTTGGCGAAGAGCGATTTAGAATCCATGTTCAGCTTCCTATTTGAAATAGACCATCGAGGTCTTCTTGAGTTCCTTCAATGACCGGAGCACGCAGTTGTCGTCGATGCCGATCACTTTTTCCAGTTCGGCAACCACTTCA
This region of Pseudodesulfovibrio sp. S3 genomic DNA includes:
- the hemL gene encoding glutamate-1-semialdehyde 2,1-aminomutase, producing MDSKSLFAKAQTLMPGGVNSPLRACRYVNAEPVFIEKAQGAYMWDVEGRKYIDYVFSWGPMILGHQDPAVTEAAHTAIDQGSSYGAPCFGEVALAEEINRLMPSMEMMRMVSSGTEATMSALRLARGYTGRNKFVKFIGNYHGHADAFLAAAGSAAAIVPGTPGVPEEVISHTLLAHYNDLDAVRKLFEQSGDEIACVIVEPAAGNMGLVLPKEGFLQGLRDLCTQYGAVLIFDEVITGFRVAPGGAQERYGITPDLTTLGKIIGGGFPVGCFGGKREIMEHMAPVGGVYQAGTLSGNPVAMAAGLATLRRLQDCDYDALEARTRVFAEELASIVRAKGKPISLAQVGSAFTMYFSDKPVTNMIESGQCDSAAYAAYWQQMLAQGVYLAPAGFECAFTSFAHTDEDFAKTLEAARKVTF